AGGAACACGTTCGCGCCGAGCTGCTTTCTCGATAAAATACGCCTTTATATCTGGTTTTGATGAACTATGACTTTGCAGCGAAGATTAGAAAAATAGAGAGAGGGGGTGGTGGGGGATTTTGTAGGGTTGGTGCGGGTTCTGCGGGGGATTTGGGGGGTTGGGGGGATGTAGAAAAATTGGTTGTTTTGCTGTGAATGTTGCACTTGTGGCTAGAAAAGTTGGTGGTTGCGGTTGAGGGTGGCGTTTTGGTGGCCGTTATGGGGTTATAGGTTAAGTTTTTGACTAATTTTGTAATGTTTTTCTATATTTACATGGGAACTTAATTTGTATAGTTTGAGTTTTACCGTGAACGTTGTTTTGTAACAGGAAGGTGCAGCACTTTTGCGAGTGCTGCACCTTTTCTTATGCGCTTTTGCGGGTGGGTTCTTCTGCGGGGATGGTATCAGGGGCGGCTCTTGATTTTATTTCTGTGAGTTCTACTCGTAGGTCTGCGTTTTCTCTTGTTGTCTGTAAGAGTTCTTTGCTTGTGTTGATCAGATCTTTGTTGGCATCTGAGAGTTCACGGCTTAGGCGTTGGTTTTCTGTTCGTAGCTCGCTGCATTCGCGGCGGAGTTCGGTGTTTTCTCTTCGCAGTTCGCGTATTTTCTCTTGCGTTCCACCGCAGGCATCATTGCTTGGTGTTGTGGCGTCGAATCTTGATTCATTAGGCGTTTTTGCGGGTAAAGTCTCGCTCCCGCCTTCTAGCCTCATCGGGCCTTCACCCAAAAGAAGCCATAGAGGGCTTGTGTTCGTTTTTATGCATATTTCTGACAGAGTGTCAGCCGATGGCGATCTTACGTCTCGTTCGTAATTGCGCAACGTATTGATGTTGACGCCGATGGCTA
This DNA window, taken from Desulfovibrio inopinatus DSM 10711, encodes the following:
- a CDS encoding helix-turn-helix domain-containing protein; this translates as MNTLGERLRHLRGEQSQVEFGVAIGVNINTLRNYERDVRSPSADTLSEICIKTNTSPLWLLLGEGPMRLEGGSETLPAKTPNESRFDATTPSNDACGGTQEKIRELRRENTELRRECSELRTENQRLSRELSDANKDLINTSKELLQTTRENADLRVELTEIKSRAAPDTIPAEEPTRKSA